A window from Patescibacteria group bacterium encodes these proteins:
- a CDS encoding transposase codes for MSRYFVDKSYYFVTVPTNKRYHFFNSNTKKKIILDQINRVCNAYNLKEFNFGIISNHYHFVAYFKEGSIMPKILKQINGRSSYELNKLTDNKKEVWGEYYIYLIEDDVLLAKALGYVVGNPLKHKEIKSFKELEKYPFSSYKSLIKRMDKKDVNQYIRSVINIRENDFTASNFKVRCE; via the coding sequence ATGTCTAGATATTTTGTCGATAAATCATATTATTTTGTTACTGTACCAACAAATAAAAGGTATCACTTCTTTAATAGTAATACTAAAAAGAAAATAATTCTGGATCAGATAAACAGAGTATGTAATGCTTATAATTTAAAAGAATTTAATTTTGGTATTATCTCTAATCATTACCATTTTGTGGCTTATTTTAAAGAAGGAAGTATTATGCCAAAAATATTAAAGCAAATTAATGGTCGAAGTTCTTATGAATTAAATAAATTGACTGATAATAAGAAAGAAGTGTGGGGAGAATATTACATATATTTAATTGAAGATGATGTTTTGTTAGCAAAAGCACTCGGTTATGTAGTGGGTAATCCTTTAAAACATAAAGAAATTAAATCGTTTAAAGAATTAGAAAAATATCCTTTTTCCAGTTATAAGTCACTTATTAAAAGAATGGATAAAAAGGATGTTAATCAATATATCCGATCTGTTATTAATATAAGGGAAAATGATTTTACCGCAAGTAATTTTAAAGTTAGATGTGAATAA
- the lepA gene encoding translation elongation factor 4, producing the protein MISKIRNFCIIAHIDHGKSTLADRFLELAAHVPRRKMKEQFLDQMDLERERGITIKLQPVRLNYQSYELNLIDTPGHVDFSYEVSRSLAAVEGAVLLVDATQGIQAQTLANLYLALDHDLAIIPVINKIDLPNAQIEESVKELSDLLGVEESEVIKISAKKGTNVKKILEQIVKQIPAPPEQEKNELKALVFDSNYDDYKGAVVHTRLFSGQIKAGDKILFKAQNKITEVSEVGYFSPFFKKTEQLKNGQIGYLVTGFKNISDIRVGDTIIHQGSKIKPCAGYKEVKPMVFASLFPSSGDDYKNLRKAIEKLKLNDSSLIFEPESSRALGFGFRCGFLGLLHLEIVQARLEREYDIGIITTVPSVAYQVKLTNNRAKTIHNAEEWPEPEEIEEVREPFVKLDIITPQKYIGQIMPLAENFRGNYLNTEYLHSTQETRAILHYEMPLSSILTYFYDKLKSVSSGFASLNYEFIDYRPADITRIEILVAEEKVPALSCLVYKDSAYKQARQIVDKLKEIIPRQQFVVKIQALVEGDIIAASRLAALRKDVTAGLYGGDVSRKKKLLQKQKKGKKKMQSQGKVEIPTKAYLEVLKR; encoded by the coding sequence ATGATTAGTAAAATAAGAAATTTTTGTATTATTGCCCATATCGATCATGGCAAATCAACTTTAGCTGACCGGTTTTTAGAATTAGCCGCTCATGTGCCCAGAAGAAAAATGAAAGAGCAGTTTCTTGATCAGATGGACTTAGAAAGAGAGAGAGGTATAACCATTAAATTACAACCGGTTCGCTTAAATTATCAAAGTTATGAACTAAACTTAATTGATACTCCCGGTCATGTGGATTTTTCTTATGAAGTATCGCGTTCTCTGGCTGCGGTTGAGGGAGCGGTGCTATTAGTAGATGCTACCCAGGGTATTCAAGCTCAGACTTTGGCTAATTTATATTTAGCTTTAGATCATGATTTAGCTATTATTCCGGTTATTAATAAGATAGATTTACCCAATGCTCAAATAGAAGAGTCTGTTAAAGAATTAAGTGATTTATTGGGAGTAGAAGAAAGCGAAGTAATTAAAATATCAGCTAAAAAAGGTACTAATGTAAAAAAAATATTAGAGCAAATTGTTAAACAAATACCAGCCCCGCCAGAACAAGAGAAAAATGAGTTAAAAGCTCTGGTTTTTGATTCAAATTATGATGATTATAAGGGAGCGGTCGTGCATACTCGACTTTTTTCTGGTCAAATAAAAGCTGGTGATAAAATTTTATTTAAGGCCCAAAATAAAATTACTGAAGTTTCAGAAGTAGGCTATTTCAGTCCTTTTTTTAAAAAAACCGAGCAATTAAAAAATGGCCAGATTGGCTATTTGGTGACCGGCTTTAAAAATATTAGTGATATTAGAGTAGGGGATACTATTATCCATCAGGGTTCAAAAATTAAACCTTGTGCTGGTTATAAAGAGGTAAAGCCCATGGTCTTTGCCAGTCTTTTTCCATCTAGTGGAGATGATTATAAAAATTTGAGGAAAGCTATTGAAAAGTTGAAACTCAATGACTCTTCGTTGATTTTTGAACCAGAAAGCTCTCGGGCTTTGGGTTTTGGTTTTCGGTGCGGTTTTTTAGGGCTTCTACACCTGGAAATAGTCCAGGCAAGACTAGAAAGAGAGTATGATATTGGTATCATTACTACTGTGCCCAGTGTGGCTTATCAGGTTAAATTAACTAATAATAGAGCTAAAACCATACACAATGCTGAAGAATGGCCTGAGCCGGAGGAGATAGAAGAGGTTAGAGAACCTTTTGTTAAGCTTGATATTATTACTCCCCAAAAATACATCGGACAAATTATGCCCTTGGCCGAAAATTTTCGGGGGAATTACCTAAATACTGAATATTTACACAGTACTCAGGAAACCAGGGCTATTTTACATTATGAAATGCCGCTTTCTTCCATTTTGACCTATTTTTATGATAAACTAAAGAGTGTCTCTTCTGGCTTTGCTTCCTTAAACTATGAATTTATTGATTACAGGCCAGCTGATATTACTAGGATAGAAATTTTAGTGGCTGAAGAAAAAGTACCGGCTTTATCCTGTCTGGTTTATAAAGACAGCGCTTATAAGCAAGCCCGGCAGATAGTGGATAAATTAAAGGAGATTATTCCCCGTCAACAGTTTGTGGTTAAAATCCAGGCCCTGGTTGAAGGTGATATTATCGCGGCCAGCCGCCTAGCCGCTCTACGCAAAGATGTCACGGCTGGACTTTATGGCGGAGATGTTTCTCGTAAGAAAAAACTTCTTCAAAAACAAAAAAAGGGTAAGAAAAAAATGCAGTCTCAGGGAAAAGTGGAGATACCCACTAAAGCTTATTTAGAGGTGTTAAAACGTTAA
- a CDS encoding PH domain-containing protein produces MNLDYYNKNLEENEEIIKVVRQHPIVLIKPVFWLGLLILLDFFLITWLFAKGLWGVLVFVLVLTLPSLLIMRSWVIWKKNMIIITTKRVIDIDQHTLFHKVVSECNYRKIQDVSFKVKGIFATIFNFGQIQIQTAGNQANLEIRNIKNPNEIQEIITDAQRQDLKNKDKNIETDLQEAVDKIKSRLDDETIKKLFKPDNE; encoded by the coding sequence ATGAACTTAGATTATTATAACAAAAATCTGGAAGAAAATGAAGAAATAATCAAAGTAGTGCGTCAGCACCCGATTGTTTTAATTAAACCAGTTTTCTGGCTGGGCTTGCTAATCTTACTAGACTTTTTCTTAATTACCTGGCTTTTTGCTAAAGGATTATGGGGGGTTTTGGTTTTTGTTTTAGTGCTTACTTTACCTTCTTTGTTAATTATGCGTAGTTGGGTCATTTGGAAAAAAAATATGATTATTATTACTACTAAAAGAGTGATTGATATTGACCAGCATACTTTATTTCATAAGGTAGTTTCAGAATGTAATTATAGAAAAATTCAAGATGTTAGTTTTAAAGTTAAAGGGATTTTTGCCACTATTTTTAATTTTGGTCAAATTCAAATTCAGACCGCTGGTAATCAGGCTAATCTAGAAATAAGAAATATAAAAAACCCTAATGAGATACAAGAAATAATAACAGATGCCCAAAGACAAGATCTTAAAAATAAGGATAAAAATATAGAGACTGATCTGCAGGAGGCTGTTGATAAGATAAAAAGCCGTCTGGATGACGAAACCATTAAAAAGCTTTTTAAACCGGATAATGAATAA
- a CDS encoding septum formation initiator family protein: protein MPRKRKSPFIKIISSNLFIVASIAVLIFLGVSLSKEMIRRHQISQRINSLESEIEALEESNTELSDLIDYLKSDEFREKEARLKMGLKKEDENVIVVPNLNTNENINKSTKLANNSNQAAENIEFSNLKKWWRYFFN from the coding sequence ATGCCTCGTAAGAGAAAGTCGCCCTTTATTAAAATAATTTCATCAAATCTTTTTATAGTGGCTAGTATAGCAGTTCTTATATTTTTAGGCGTTTCTTTGAGTAAGGAGATGATTAGACGACACCAAATATCACAAAGAATAAATTCTTTAGAATCCGAGATAGAAGCATTGGAAGAGTCAAATACTGAACTTTCAGATCTGATTGATTATTTAAAAAGTGATGAGTTTCGAGAAAAAGAAGCCAGGCTTAAAATGGGCTTAAAAAAAGAGGATGAAAATGTAATTGTAGTCCCTAATTTAAATACAAATGAGAATATTAATAAATCAACAAAACTAGCCAATAACAGCAATCAAGCGGCGGAAAATATAGAATTTTCTAATTTAAAAAAATGGTGGCGTTATTTCTTTAATTAA